CCACCTGACCATCCCAGAACACCGGGATAAGCCGCTCTGCTTCAAGGTTCTGAACGTTGACGCAATCCGAGGTATGCACGGTTACGCCGCGGCCACGGCTGATGAAGCCCACAATGGGGTCTCCCGGAAGCGGGTTACAACACTTGGCAAAACGCACAAGCACGTCATCAACACCTCTGATGCTGATGCTTTCCGCATGCTTGTTCTTCTTGGCGGCAGCATCCTGAGGACGCACTTCTTCAACCTGCGGCTCAGGCTGCTCTTCCGGCTTGGGCATAAGCTTGCGCAGCACCTTCTGCGCGGTGATGCGCGCATAGCCCACATGCGAAAGCAGGTCTTCCACGGTCTTGAGGGAGAAGTCTTCTGCGATAATCTCCAGCAGACCTTCCTTCATGACCTTGGTAAAGTTGATGCCCATGCGCCTGCCCTGCTTTTCGAGCATTTCCTTGCCTAAGGATATGCTGCGGGTCCTTTCTTCGGTACGGATGAAGTGACCGATTCTGGTGCGGGCTTTTGCGGTCTTGACGAACTTCAACCAGTCACGGCTCGGATGACGGTTGGTGTCCGTTATTATTTCGACGGTATCTCCGTTCTTGAGCGGTGTATGAAGGGGAACGAGCTTGCCGTTCACCTTGGCGCCGGAACAGTGGTTGCCCACCTCCGTGTGGATGGAATAGGCAAAGTCCACGGGTGATGCGTCTTCCGGCAGCTCAACGACCGTACCCTTGGGCGTGAAGACGTATACTTCATCCTTGAACAGATCATACTTGAGCGAACGCATGAACTCATGCGAATCGCTTTCCATCTTCTGCCAGTCAACAAGTTCGCGCAACCATGAGAACTGCTTGGCATCTTTGGCCTTGAGCTTGCCACCTTCTTTATATTGCCAGTGCGAGGCAAGGCCGTGCTCGGCAAGCTGATCCATCTCTTTCGTGCGGATCTGAATCTCTATGCGCTCGGCCTCCGGCCCTATCACGGTGGTGTGCAGGCTCTGGTACATGTTGGCCTTGGGCATGGAAATATAGTCCTTGAACCGCCCGTGAACCGGCTTCCAGATGGCATGCACAAGACCGAGAATGGCATAGCACTGCTTTACATCTTCCACGATAACGCGGAAGGCGATGATGTCGTGCACCTGATCCAGCGTAAGATTCTGCTGCACCATCTTGCGATAGATGGAATACCGGTGCTTGATACGCCCCTTGATAACGGCGGTCATGCCGTTTTCCTCAAGCATGCTGCGTATCATGTCCCGCACACGGTCCATGTACTCGGTGCCGGACTTCTGGTTGTTTTCAAGCCATTCCGAAATGGAATTGAAGATGTCGGGCTTGAGATACTTGAAGCTCAGGTCTTCCAGTTCAAGTTTGATGCGGTGCAGGCCAAGGCGGTTGGCCAACGGCACGTAGATATCCAGCGTCTCCTGCGCAATGAGCTTCTGCTTGTGCGGCTTCTGGAAATCCAGCGTGTTCATGTTGTGCATGCGGTCTGCCAGCTTGACCACCAGCACGCGGATATCTTCCGCCATGGCGAGAATCATCTTGCGGATATTCTCTGCCTGCGCCTGCTCCTTGCTGTCGAAGGTCATCAGGCTGATCTTGGTGACGCCGTCCACAATATCCGCAACGTTTTCACCAAACTGGGTATCGATATCTTCAATAGTCGCGCTGGTATCTTCAACCGTATCGTGCAGCAGGCCGGCACAAATGGTTGCTTCATCCATGCGTAGTTCCGCCAGCTTGTACGCCACGGAAAGGGGATGCGAAAGATAGGGTTCGCCGGAAAGCCGCGTCTGCCCCGCATGGGCGGCAGCCGAGAAGACGTAGGCCTTCTGTATCAGCGCCACATCTGCATTGGGACGGGATTCCGTAACCTTATCGAGTATTTCCTGTATCCGGATCATATGGTTAGTTTGCAACCTCGTACAACCGCTCACTCTTGGGAATCCACCAGCGGTCTATATTGTGGGTAATACCTGCGGGTGCAGGGTCTATACCCTTTATACGTCCATGCACTATGGGCAGCGAGTACGGCACGTACAGGAAGCTATAAGGCTGATCCTCGTGCAGAATACGCTGAACTCCGTCATAGGCTTCCTTGCGGGCGGCACGGTCAAGGGTGGTTCTTCCCTTATCAAGCAAGGCATCCAACTCGGAATTGCGGTACTTGCCGTGGTTCAATCCGCCGGGACGGGCCTGCGAAGAATGCCATACCTGAGCAATATCCGGATCCTGAAGGATATTCCAGCCCAGAATAAGCGCATCAAAACGCCCCTTCTCCACAAATTCCTTCAAAAATGCCGCCCATTCAACCGTGCGTATCTTCACAACTATGCCCACATCTCTGAGCATGCTCTGGATGATCGTCGCCGTCTTGATGCGCTGCTCGTTGCCCTGATTGGTCAGAATGGTGAACTCGAAAGGCTGGCCGTCCTTGTCTATGACGCCGTCACCGTTGGTGTCCGTCCACCCTGCTTCCGCCAGCATCTGCCGTGCTTTGGCGGGATCATAGGGATAGTCTTCAATGGTATCGTTGTAAACCCAGGTACCCGGCTTGTAAGGCCCCACCGTGGGCTCGCCCTGCCCGAGAAGAACGCCTTTGATGAGCCCCTGCCGGTCTATGGCTGTGGTGAGGGCCTGACGCACCTTCTTGTCCTTGAACCTGGCTTCTTCGAGATTGTAGCCAAGATAAGCGTATCCGAAGGAAAGGTACCGGAACTTGTTATATTTGCCGTCCCAGTCCGCCCCCTTGGTCTGGAACAGGTACTGCTGCGGAGTAAGGTTCATCATATCGAGCTTTCCGGCCTTGAGCTCAAGGAACATGGTGGAAAGATCGGGAATGACGCGATACACAATTTCACTGATATACGGCTTGCCGAGAAAATAGGTATCGCTTGCTCCAAGCACCAGCTTGGAACCGCGTTCCCATTCCTTGAAACGGTAGGGGCCTGCTCCCACGGGTTTTTCCGTCAGCGGAGAGGAGACCACATCCTTGCCTTCCAGCAGATGACGCGGAAGAATATCGTGCATCCACGTAATCAGCGAACGCGCAAAAGGCGTGTCGTATTCAACTTCAAACGTATAATCGTCCACCAACGTGAACTTCTTGATCTGCAGATAGTCGTCCGCATAGGGTGTGGGGGTTTTCGGATCTATCATGAGCTTGTAGGTAAATTCCACGTCACGTGCCGTGAGCGGTTCACCGTCTTCCCACTTCACATCCTTGCGCATGACTATGCGGATGCGCTTTCCGTCATCCTGCACATCATAACGCTCCGCAGCCCAGGGCTCCACTTCAAGATCCTTGTTGTAGCGAAGCGGCGCAACGTAAATATAGCTGGCAATATCATGCGATCCTGCATCGGCAGTAAGGATGGGAATCATATTGGCAAAGTCGCCGATGGTTCCCAGAATGAGTCTTCCGCCGTATTCCGGCTTGCTCACCGGAAACTTTTCAACTTTTTTTTCTTCAGCCGCAGGGGCAGCTTCCACGGTTGTTTTCTGCTTTTCCTCTGCCGGTTTTTCCTGAGTTGCGGAGTCTCCACAACCAGCCAGCAAAAGAAATATGCCCAATGAAAACATTACAATACCATTTCGCAGGACATCCACATTCAACGTGCGCGTCATTATTTCCTCGTGCTATTGCCAATTCCGGCGGATAAGGTATTCTAACAAACGTATGGTCAATATTGCGCTTAAAAACGCCAAGTTTCAAGCCAACAAGCAGACACCCTATTGAAAATCTGGATGAAATCGAATAAATTCGCAGTCCGCTTCATGTTTGGGGGCCTCTGAAGCGGTCTACACGTATCATCCGACATATATCCTGTTTGCAAA
This region of Desulfovibrio subterraneus genomic DNA includes:
- a CDS encoding RelA/SpoT family protein, which encodes MIRIQEILDKVTESRPNADVALIQKAYVFSAAAHAGQTRLSGEPYLSHPLSVAYKLAELRMDEATICAGLLHDTVEDTSATIEDIDTQFGENVADIVDGVTKISLMTFDSKEQAQAENIRKMILAMAEDIRVLVVKLADRMHNMNTLDFQKPHKQKLIAQETLDIYVPLANRLGLHRIKLELEDLSFKYLKPDIFNSISEWLENNQKSGTEYMDRVRDMIRSMLEENGMTAVIKGRIKHRYSIYRKMVQQNLTLDQVHDIIAFRVIVEDVKQCYAILGLVHAIWKPVHGRFKDYISMPKANMYQSLHTTVIGPEAERIEIQIRTKEMDQLAEHGLASHWQYKEGGKLKAKDAKQFSWLRELVDWQKMESDSHEFMRSLKYDLFKDEVYVFTPKGTVVELPEDASPVDFAYSIHTEVGNHCSGAKVNGKLVPLHTPLKNGDTVEIITDTNRHPSRDWLKFVKTAKARTRIGHFIRTEERTRSISLGKEMLEKQGRRMGINFTKVMKEGLLEIIAEDFSLKTVEDLLSHVGYARITAQKVLRKLMPKPEEQPEPQVEEVRPQDAAAKKNKHAESISIRGVDDVLVRFAKCCNPLPGDPIVGFISRGRGVTVHTSDCVNVQNLEAERLIPVFWDGQVDKPYPARIRIISKNVVGGLSRVSTMLASENVNIDSGTFHSTVDGNSEIELTVEVRDVAHLYHTIDRLRTLPGMIEVSRFSSSE
- a CDS encoding peptide-binding protein yields the protein MTRTLNVDVLRNGIVMFSLGIFLLLAGCGDSATQEKPAEEKQKTTVEAAPAAEEKKVEKFPVSKPEYGGRLILGTIGDFANMIPILTADAGSHDIASYIYVAPLRYNKDLEVEPWAAERYDVQDDGKRIRIVMRKDVKWEDGEPLTARDVEFTYKLMIDPKTPTPYADDYLQIKKFTLVDDYTFEVEYDTPFARSLITWMHDILPRHLLEGKDVVSSPLTEKPVGAGPYRFKEWERGSKLVLGASDTYFLGKPYISEIVYRVIPDLSTMFLELKAGKLDMMNLTPQQYLFQTKGADWDGKYNKFRYLSFGYAYLGYNLEEARFKDKKVRQALTTAIDRQGLIKGVLLGQGEPTVGPYKPGTWVYNDTIEDYPYDPAKARQMLAEAGWTDTNGDGVIDKDGQPFEFTILTNQGNEQRIKTATIIQSMLRDVGIVVKIRTVEWAAFLKEFVEKGRFDALILGWNILQDPDIAQVWHSSQARPGGLNHGKYRNSELDALLDKGRTTLDRAARKEAYDGVQRILHEDQPYSFLYVPYSLPIVHGRIKGIDPAPAGITHNIDRWWIPKSERLYEVAN